One Capra hircus breed San Clemente chromosome 29, ASM170441v1, whole genome shotgun sequence genomic region harbors:
- the FLRT1 gene encoding leucine-rich repeat transmembrane protein FLRT1, translated as MVVAHPTAAATATATPAATVTATVVMTTATMDLRDWLFLCYGLIAFLTEVIDSTTCPSVCRCDNGFIYCNDRGLTSIPADIPDDATTLYLQNNQINNAGIPQDLKTKVNVQVIYLYENDLDEFPINLPRSLRELHLQDNNVRTIARDSLARIPLLEKLHLDDNSVSTVSIEEDAFADSKQLKLLFLSRNHLSSIPSGLPRTLEELRLDDNRISTIPLHAFKGLSSLRRLVLDGNLLANQRIADDTFSRLQNLTELSLVRNSLAAPPLNLPSARLQKLFLQDNAISHVPYNTLAKMRELERLDLSNNNLTTLPRGLFDDLENLAQLLLRNNPWFCGCNLLWLRDWVKARAAVVNVRGLMCQGPEKVRGMAIKDITSEMDECFEAGAQGGAVNAAAKTTHASDHASVTTPQGSLFTLKAKRPGLRLPDSSLDYPMATGDSAKTLAIHVKPLTADSIRITWKASLPASSFRLSWLRLGHSPAVGSITETLVQGDKTEYLLTALEPKSTYIICMVTMETGNTYVADETPVCAKAETADSSGPATTLNQEQNADPMAGLPLAGIIGGAVALVFLFLVLGAICWYVHRASELLTRERAYNRGSRKKDDYLESGTKKDNSILEIRGPGLQMLPINPYRAKEEYVVHTIFPSNGSSLCKGTHTIGYGTTRGYRDGGIPDIDYSYT; from the coding sequence ATGGTGGTGGCACACCccaccgccgccgccaccgccaccgccacGCCCGCCGCCACCGTCACGGCCACCGTCGTGATGACCACGGCCACCATGGACCTGCgggactggcttttcctctgCTACGGGCTCATCGCCTTCCTAACGGAGGTCATCGACAGCACCACGTGCCCCTCCGTGTGCCGCTGCGACAATGGCTTCATCTACTGCAATGACCGGGGGCTCACGTCCATCCCCGCTGACATCCCCGACGACGCCACCACTCTCTACCTGCAGAACAACCAGATCAACAACGCCGGCATCCCCCAGGACCTCAAGACCAAGGTCAACGTGCAGGTCATCTACCTGTACGAGAACGACCTGGACGAGTTCCCCATCAACCTGCCCCGCTCCCTGCGGGAGCTGCACCTGCAGGACAACAACGTGCGCACCATCGCCCGGGACTCACTGGCCCGCATCCCGCTGCTGGAGAAGCTGCACCTGGACGACAACTCCGTGTCCACCGTCAGCATCGAGGAGGACGCCTTCGCCGACAGCAAGCAGCTCAAGCTGCTCTTCCTGAGCAGGAATCACCTGAGCAGCATTCCCTCGGGGCTGCCCCGCACGCTGGAGGAGCTGCGGCTGGACGACAACCGCATCTCCACCATCCCGCTGCACGCCTTCAAGGGCCTCAGCAGCCTGCGGCGCCTGGTACTGGATGGCAACCTGCTGGCCAACCAGCGCATCGCTGACGACACCTTCAGCCGTCTGCAGAACCTGACCGAGCTCTCGCTGGTGCGCAACTCGCTGGCCGCCCCGCCCCTCAACCTGCCCAGCGCCCGCCTGCAGAAGCTGTTCCTGCAGGACAATGCCATCAGCCACGTGCCCTACAACACGCTGGCCAAGATGCGCGAGCTGGAGCGCCTGGACCTGTCCAACAACAACCTGACCACGCTCCCCCGCGGCCTGTTCGACGACCTGGAGAACCTAGCCCAGCTGCTGCTCCGGAACAACCCTTGGTTCTGCGGCTGTAACCTCCTGTGGCTGCGGGACTGGGTGAAGGCACGGGCGGCCGTGGTCAACGTGCGCGGTCTCATGTGCCAGGGCCCCGAGAAGGTCCGGGGCATGGCCATCAAGGACATCACCAGTGAGATGGACGAGTGCTTcgaggcgggggcgcagggcggcGCAGTCAACGCCGCTGCCAAGACCACGCACGCCAGTGACCATGCCTCTGTCACCACGCCCCAGGGCTCTCTCTTCACCCTCAAGGCCAAGAGGCCAGGGCTGCGCCTCCCCGACTCCAGCCTCGACTACCCCATGGCCACGGGCGATAGCGCCAAGACCCTGGCCATCCACGTGAAGCCCCTGACGGCGGACTCCATCCGCATCACGTGGAAGGCCTCGCTGCCCGCCTCCTCCTTCCGGCTCAGCTGGCTGCGCCTGGGCCACAGCCCGGCTGTGGGCTCCATCACGGAGACCCTAGTGCAGGGCGACAAGACAGAGTACCTGCTGACGGCCCTGGAGCCCAAGTCCACCTACATCATCTGCATGGTCACCATGGAGACGGGGAACACCTACGTGGCCGACGAGACGCCCGTGTGCGCCAAGGCGGAGACGGCCGACAGCTCCGGCCCCGCCACCACCCTCAACCAGGAGCAGAACGCTGACCCCATGGCGGGCCTGCCCCTGGCGGGCATCATCGGTGGCGCCGTGGCCCTCGTCTTCCTCTTCCTGGTCCTCGGGGCCATCTGCTGGTACGTGCACCGGGCCAGCGAGCTGCTGACCCGGGAGCGGGCCTACAACCGGGGCAGCCGGAAAAAGGATGACTATCTGGAGTCGGGGACCAAGAAGGATAACTCCATCTTGGAGATCCGCGGCCCCGGGTTGCAGATGCTGCCCATCAACCCTTACCGGGCCAAAGAGGAGTATGTGGTCCACACCATCTTCCCCTCCAACGGCAGCAGCCTCTGCAAGGGCACACACACCATCGGCTATGGCACCACACGGGGCTATCGCGACGGGGGCATCCCCGACATAGACTACTCCTACACCTGA